The DNA window AATCTGTAGGAACAAACTAATGCAATAACTGGGTAGCCACcctgcacagacagacagacagacagaccacgGAGTTGTCAAAAAAGGGACTGGTTGTGCCAGTGGACCAGTCACTACTGCTGGCATGCTCTCTCTACTATACAGAGGTTAAAAAGGGTTGGCAGAGGGGAACATAGGAAAGAGAATCTTGCAACAAGGACAATACAGTACACATTACatcaatgacaaaaaaaagaaatttaaaTGACAGCTACTGTTCTGAAGAGAATATGTAAACACGCCACAGGCATTCCAGTCAATCCATTAAACGATCACAACGATGTCATGCAACTaaaagtgaaatataaaaatatatagatgtatttttaacatAGTGTGAAAGTTTTACAAACTAGGCTTGATCTCCGCGATGGGAGGCGTTCGAGACCCTGTGAGTCCCTGACTGCCCTCCTTCCCACCAGTCCGCCTActcctcctgttcctctcaCTGCCGGAGGCCCTGTCCGTCGTCGCCACCTTTGCCCTTACGGACGCGGCCCCGGCCTCAGCCCTCGAACCTCTACCAGACCTGGATGAGCGGGAGGGCTGGGAGGGCTGGGAGGGCTGGGAAGGCTGGGAGGCGTCCGACAGAGAGGTGCTCCGGGAGGTGCTGTCTTCCTCCGACTGCTCTGTCTGCGCCTTTTTCTCCTCGTCTGACAGGCGGTCCACCAACTTTAGCGTCTCCCCGCTAATGCTTTTAAAGTACTCAATGGTGCGCTTACAAACCTCACTGGGGTTCTCCTGTCTGTCCTGTCTACCTGTAACGCTACTGGCCTGATTCCTGTCCTTAGGCGGTAGCCTTGAGGGTAACTTTATggctgctctgtctctgtccaaTGCCCTTGTTGGCTGTGAGGTAACCCGGAGTGAACCAAGTGAACTAGCCGTAGTAGCGGGACTACTCTTTTTAACATCCTTGATTGGTATTCTAGACCTGGGCTCTACTTTTGCTATGGCTGGCTCTCCTCTTTTCCGTACTTCAACCGTCActgcctgtttgtgtttatgtttgccTATGGCTGTTCCCTGTGTGTGAAAAGACCACCCTGACGCTTTGACTGGAAGCCTAGACTTCGGCTGCTTCACTTCACTTTCTTTAACTGTTTCGCTTATCTGCTCTTGCACTTGATTGCTTTTGTGAACTTCCACTCTCTCTTCTAAATCCCTACAGCACAATGTTTCTATCCTGCTGGCCTTCTGAAGAGTGGGCTCAGAGGAGGACTGCAAATTAAACACCACACTACCACATTGGATGTAGTTGGCCTGAACGCTGGAGGACtcgaggttgttgttgttgttgcagttttCAGAAGGGTAATCTCTTCTTTCTAGCTTGGACTCAGAATGTCTGATGGACTGGCTCTCTGTACACTGACCCTCTATACTGATATATTCTGGCACCATCTGACCCTCCGAAATCTCAGCTTTACAATCGGTGAGATCCCCCGAGTCTTTTTTCACAGTAATAGAGGCAGCTATGCCCATCTTAATTGGAGTGCGTAATTTGGGATCAACCTTAGAGGCTGTGATTGTGCAAGAAGAGGCGGTCTCAGCTATGGCTTCACAGGTTGGGGCATCGGTACCAGTATGGCCAGTGTCACTGCCGGGCTGTGCAGGGCCGCAttttgctgctgatgctgctggtGTTGTTGGTGTAGTGCTGCTGTCTGTGGTTGTATCTATAACATTCACCATCCCATCTACTGCGGCCCCTGTTTTTGACTGAGAGGAAATTACCCCCAGGACCTTGCCCCCTCTCCCCTTTTCCCCTGTTTTTGGGTCAGAGGAATGCTCACCAATCTGGAAAAACTGAAGCCTCTCTTCAACAAAGTCCCGCTTGCTCATGTCAATAGCACCACTGCGGGTCATCTCAAACATCTTCCCTTCGTGGAAAGGGAAGGGGTTAGGCTCACTAGTCGGTGTGCTCTCATCAGTCGGTGTTCGAGCAGGAGTTGTGTCAGGAGTTGTAGCCTGGGATTTGTCGTCCACCGATAAACCAAAGGGCTTTGGATCCTCATCTTTTGCCTTTGAATCAAAAACTCCATCACTTTCACCTCCTTTGGTTGACCAGGGGTCAAAGTCCAGGCCTTTGGTGGCAACAGTTTTAAAGGTTGAATTTAGCTCTTCTTCTAGTTGGTAGCCAAAGTAGTTTTCTCCAAAGCTCAGCCTATCTGGATGTCTTCCTTCAAGGGTATAATCCTTTTCATCTCCACTGCTTTTCGCTGAGGATGTGCTTGTTTTAGTCTTGCCATTCTCGCCACCTTCTTCACATTTCTCTTCCTCTATCACTTCAAGCTTTGACTGGCTAAATGAGCGGTCAGTTGGTTTTCCATCATTGGAAAGACTAGAAGTTTTAGGGTCCTCGCTCAGTCCATCATCCTCATCCTGCAGGTCATACCCATCTAAAGAGTCTACTTCAGTTGCATCTGTGTCATGAGAGAACTCagcagtggttgctatggaaCAGTCAGTAATTGACTGGTCATTGCCATTTTGTTCTAAGTCAGCATCATCCCCCTTTACAACACCATTGAGTCCGGGATCTTTGTCATTTGCATCTCTCTCTGATctattttgtttttgccctttttctccctcctctttcatTTTGAATGTGTACTTCTTGATTGGAATGGGATGGAAAACAGATTCATCATCACTAGAGTCGCTGTTATCAGCTCCAGGGGGGATAGGGGATGGAGGCTGGACCCTTATGATTGGCTCAGCAAGGAGATGCCTATCATGCTCCTCTTGAAGGTTCACCTCTATCATCTCAGTCTCTGCCTCGGAAGAAGCACATGAACCCCTTTTATCAGGGTCGGACTGCTCTGTCTCtaaaggaggtggaggaggaaacTCTATATAAGCCACTCTTTTCTCCTTTGACTTTGGTCTCTGTGCATCCTGTTTTTTACTGTGATTCCCTGAGGACGCTGGCTTGGGTTTTTCTTTTGAGGGCTCCTTGTAGATGAAGGTTttcccttcttcctcctcagacTCTTCGAGGATAGGGCTTGGCATGCCAGGCATGAAACCTATCACAGAGTCTGGTGTTCTTGAGGTCAGACTTACTTCCTCTGAGCTGGGGGTCTCAGGGGTCACAGGACTTTTCCCAGAGCTGTCCATGAAAGTCACTTGTTCTAGAGTGTCATCTTCTGGACTTCCTTGAGGAGATGGAGACTGTTTTTGCTTGACAGTGTAAAAAGCACCCCTAGTCTCATGCACTGTCCTACTCTCATGACTAACTATCTTTTTGTAGGTTCCAAGCTGCCCCGAAGCTGTTTCTTTCTCAAATTGCTTTCCTACTTGGATGCTAACATACACAGGTAAAGGTTTGATATCTTTGAATCCCTCtgtaacaacaacaggagtTACTTCTTCAAAATACTCTATCTGGTCACTATCAACACCATTACACACTACATTTGACACACTACCGTCTGAAGAGTCTGAGGATTTTCCTACTGATGATCCCCAAGTAGACTTGTTGGAATCAGAGCTACTGTGTAAGCGACCTTTAGCTAAAGTAGGTATATGGGACCCAGTCCTCTCATATGGTTCAACAGAGGCATCTAATTTTAAAGTGGTGGATTTGTGATTTTCTGAGAAATTAGATGGCTTTCTTACAGGTATTTGCGATTCCgagtttttttttagactaTCATTACTATTTGGATTTTCTCGGACAATGAATTCTGTGTAGATTATTTTCTTGGTGGTTTCTTGTCTTTGGGGATCACTGGTATTGCCATCATTAATTAGAGGTTGTGATATTTTAGGGGATTGAGATTTAAAGTTCCCGTAATCTTGGCCCTCCCAtgctttaaataactttttatcATCCTGATCTGTTTTAGTGGTCTCGTGCTTCGGTGAGAACTTATTGGATTGGCTATCTAGACATCTCCTCTGGTTTCCTGGACTATCTGGTGTTTTTGGGGTGCTTGAACCAGAAAACACCTGATAGACGGGCAGCTTACTTTCCTGGAGCTTCCTGATGGGCGGATTTGAATTTTGGCCAGCTTGATGACTCCTTTCTTGCCTTTGAGCCTCTTGCTCAAACTTTAGTCTTACTGCACTCACTTTAGAAgaagacatttgaaaaggcTTAGGGCTTTCACCTGTGCTTCCTTTTGATTTATCATCTTGCTGTCTTCGTTCTGAATCAGTGTATTGCAGCAATACTCTCCTCTCTGGACTGCTGGGTAAGCTTGCACATTTTCTATCGCTGGAGCTGAACCTGTCTCGTAGCCTTTCTCTGCTCCATTCCTCTCCACTACCCCCGTTTCTATAAGCTGACCTCTCTGGGCTGCTGTGTGTGGAACTGGGCCCTGATCGGGATTCCCTGAAGTCTGGTCTGCGAGATTTCTTCTCTGGAGATGAGAGCTCATCATTGAGTTGTTCTGTTTTATCACGAAAGAACTGGGACACCTCACTGAGCTTTTCCTCTGCCTCTTTTACAGTCCTGTCCACCCTGTCCTCATACATAAGCTGTCCTCTGTCCTTACTCTGAGCATCATCAGACACACGCATCCAAACAGACTGCTTTGGGCTACCAGGCTCAGAAGAGTACTGTAGGAGTGTCAGTTTGTCAAAGTTATCATCAACATTTGCCATTCTTCCAGATTTGTCAAAAACATTTCTTGATGACCTAAAAACATACTCTGTCCTTGGCCCAACTGATCTACCCTCACTGTGACTACTTCTGTCTGGTGAATGGAAGCGAGACCTATCTCTCAGATATTCCTCTGTGTCGGAATGAGACTGGTCAAATTTCTCAGACAGTAGCATTTTCTCTGCAAAATTATAAGATTCTCCCCTTAGTTCTGACGATTCATCCTCATTGTACTCTACAGATTGCTGGCTCAGTAGCTTTAATGTCTTGTAAGAGTCATCTGCCATGAGTTGGGCTGAACTGGGGCGACTTTCTTCCTCCATAGGTGTGCTCATTCTGGGAGAGTCAAGGTATACTGGAAGAGATTCCTCAGGCTCCTCCTCGTCCTGTCTATTCCCTGGGTAGTAATACATTTCCTTCTCTGCATGGTTTTTAGTCTCTCTGATTATGACCTCTGTTGGGTCTGTTTTATTGCCTTTTTCAATATGAACCTCAATTATTCTTTCAACCTTAGGTTTGGAGTTGATGTCTTCGAGAACTCTTTGCGATGTTTCCTCTTTGCCAGACTTGTGCTCAAATAGTCCAGCAAGTTCTCTAGAAGGGTCCTTGCCAGACTGAAAAGCTTTCATTATGTCATGCACAGACATAGTCTCTTCACACCTCTCCGATGCAGCTTCCTTGGCAGATTGTTTGTGGTACACCATCCTGGTGGTAGTTGTAATGTGCGTCTCTTCTTTTACCCTCATCCCTTTTCCCATTGGATCATCATCAGGGCTAACTTTTATTGAATAGCATTTATTCTGTTCTGGGCTTGATTGAGTCTGATTCAGGTGGCTTTTAGATTCTGAATCAATATATCTGACAGAATTTGCATCTTCCATTGCAGGTTGTTTGTTATCCTCTGGGGTCTCATAACTCCTGATAACATGAACAACTTCAGTCCTTGTCTCAGTGATCACAGGGGGAACTGGGATATCCTGAAAAAGGGCCTTGGGGCCCATGCCTTCTGCACTTGGAGGGGCAGAAGGTGTCCTTTCACTCCTGGTCTCAAAGCCACTGTCTGAGAGGGGACTTTTATCCTGTTCATGTGAGATATCATCAGGAGATTCTAGCACAGTGTCCGCTCCAAAAAGTGCATCTGCTACTTTATTGATCTCTTTGTCTGAAGCTGAAGAGCGCATGGTTGTTGGAGGCATTTTGAGCTTGTGCTCCTGAACTGCTATAGTGGGTTTTAGGATGCGTTTTTGCTTGTCCTTGCCCTCCCCTTCTCTTTTACCCTCATCTGCTTTAGGCTTTGTGTCATGCATTTTGGAGAAAGAGCTGCTACCAACATCATTGACCAGGTAGTCAACAACTTTGGAAAGATTGAAATCTCTATCTGGTATTGTTTTTGATTTAGCTTGAGGAACCACAGTCTCATATCTTGGCGGATAGCTCCAGTTGCTTGGTGGTTGTTCAACTTGTACTTTTGAGAAGTGTATGTCATCCAAAGAACCTCTTGTCAGGGAAACTCTACCATCCTTCCCAGCATCTTTAGTAAGTATTTCACTCACTTTGACCAAATCTTGTTTTACTTTCTCAACAATCCTATATGGTTCCTCGTCCTCTATCTTCGCCTCTCTTGGAGAATCTGACTGAAGTCCTTTGTTGGCTGTGGAGTTTGGGTCTGTCTGCAAAATAGCAGACATTCGTATCAAGTCCTCTTTCATTTCAGCCACATCCTTTAGAATCTCTTGGCTAGATGaaagtgatgtggtgttggatTTCAGGCCAGCAGAAAAAAGAGGGGTTTTGATAGGGGAAAGAGTTTTGGCAAAGGAAGACTGCAACTGAGCATTCACCTCAGCCGGCACAGTCTTCCGTGGGGACAAAAGGGCAGCAGCTGACTTGGACACCTCAGGTAGCTTTTTGAACTGGGGCTCTGGCAGCACATTAATAACAGAGTACACTGGAACAGTCATTGTACTGGATGTTACAGCAGTGGTGGCATTAGGGGGGGATCTGAGAGAGGGGTAAAGGGAATTAGAAGCTGATGATCTAAAGGACTGATAGGAGGAAGATGCTGAAGAAGACATGGACTTCAAGGTGCCATAGCCTGCAGAACAAGAATTAAAAGTTTTCTCCACCTCATCAAAGGCTGCATTGACACTTGTAGTTGCAGCATTGGTAGTTGCTTGTATTCTTTCTTGCAGACTACTTGCGAGAAGAGAATTTGGGGAAGAAGAGCGGTACTGTGTAGGTGATACAGTTCCATTGATCAGAGCTGCAGCACTTGGAGCTGTGTTGGATTTCTGTGGTGATGAAAATGAGGAGAACAGGTTCCTTGCAGGACCAGTGACTTCAGCGGCAAAAGAACGCACAGAGGAGAGACCAGGGACTGTTTTTATGGGGGAGGAAGAAGATGCAGTGCTGCTAGATGCCCCCATAACAGTTTTGTATGACAGAGGTGAACTGAACATACTTAGAGAAGATTTTGGAGAAGATGGTGGGGTCATGCCTATGGATGCTCTCTCAAGAAGTGTGCTTCCCCCTCCCGAGACAGTAATAGGGGAGGTCCTGGCAGAATATGCTGCCAGACCTTTCATAGACATAGGATCTGGGACACTTTTGCATGGTGAGGCCAGGGGACTGGGGGTGGCCTGCCCTGGATACTGCGCTTGTTGGACTACAGTTTTTATAGGAGAAGAGATAGTTCTGTAAGTTCGAATGGGAGATGCCATGTCACTAACTGACTTTACAGAGGAGGCGGGGGATCCAGGGATGTTGGTCTTGATTGGGGAGGCAGAGTTGATGGACCAGACCGATTTTAATGGAGAGGCAGAGGGCGTGTTGGATGACGAACTGGAGAGGGAGCCAAAACCAGACTTGGCTTGACCAGGGACGGCGACAGGAACAGGCGTCCACGCCTGATAAGATCTCGTTGAAAAGACAGGTTTGTGAGGGTAGCTAGAAGGCTGTGTTCTCGGCGAGCTTCGATCAGTAGTTTCTTCGACAATAATTTAAACCAAAAGCAATAAgggagtaaaaataaaatgtaacgaaaataatttgaaataaaacataaaaaccagAAAGAGAAATTGGAGTCAGTCAGAAACAGAATTAACAAAACAgcaagacacattttttcacGTGAATAAAAACGTTCATATTTAAAAATCCAGGATGATATGGTAAATGAGGATCTCGAATCAGTGAGAGAATGTACaccaaataaacaaaagagcatgtccaagaaaaacatgtttgacataTGGTAGAGTTGACAACAAAATGACATGAGAACCAAAAACAGTACAATTCCATTGacttttgatgtgttttatctATTTGCCTCCTTGCAACAGTGCCTTTTACTGTTCGTGTTAGATTTTCAAGTGTTTATCCttcaattttcattttcaatgcCAGAGATGACCCCACAAGTGtataacattaataaaaaaaatcactctaTTTGTTTCGGAAtgacttgaaataaaaatatgaggttgcactttacaaaaagtaacaGCACATCAGCCATTCAAACTGAAAGTGCTGTACAAATACTACCCCTCAAAATACAACTGGTGCATAGAATTGtatgcagctttttttaaataatttgcaaAATTTGAATAGTAGAAAATCTGGCAAACAAAGTCTCTCTGTAGGTGAAATCAAGTGAATGTAAAGTgcaaccttttaccacactaaTTTATACAGCCGCACACAATCATAAAGCCAATAAGAGTGAAATGGCCACTAAAGGAAATGAGAACAATTCAAATGAATATTTTTATTCAAcatgaatcaaaacatttttcgGAAATTATAAATGAACAGACAGATGATTTCCCAATGTTTccacaaatgtaaaataatgtaacAGTTGAGACTTTTTGTAAACATGGGGTGGGTAAGCGAAGCGTAACAGACAGTAAACCATGCAAATGCTTTATGAATGACAGATGATAGAATAGTATGTGTCAGGTGAATAGAATAAATGATTGAGAAACATGGTAGATGTCTTCCTATACTCTGGatatatgtaaaaataatatGAATACTGTATAAAGGGACATTTAGACACTAAAACTTGTTAAAATGACAGAACATCTGAACTcaagtaaaaatgttcatgtaagTAAAAATGGGCAACTCACTCGCTGCTGGGTCGGTCAAATAGCTGTAGCGCTTACGCAAAGCTAAGGAGGCAAAGGTATGGCGTCGTTCTGGCTTTTCAGTctgcaacaaataaaaaacaacaaaaggtgctttaacaaaaaaaatatggcGAAGTGTATATGATTTCACCATAAAAGATGTAGGTCTAAATAATAATGTTAGCTTGTTTAAGTAGTACTGCGATGCACAAATACTGTTCTGTTTTTAGCCAATCAGTCCATGCTGTTAGTACTTGCAAAGTGAAGAATTTAGAGTCCACTCTGGTGAGTAATGGAGTGCTTCCCTGTATCTCTTCACTCTTGTCATTTCTCAATGTCTTTGCAATGAAATAACCACAGACACTATCTGCTTTGTTTTCAGCTCCGTCTCAATTAGACAAGAGTTTAAAAGACACTGCATTATGTAACAATGTGGAAAGTTAAGGTGTGGAGGGTTTGTCACTTTGCCTGATGGATGTTGGTCTAATGTATCAGGACAGAGCTGGAAGTGTTCTGTACATgccacacctttttttttgctcccctAACAACGACATGCTCTCTGAAATCCCACACTGGGGCAGCTGGGCCTGCACAATCTTATTTATGGCATTACCACTGAATCTCTGTATGAAAAAGGCaaattgtgattttaaaagttCCATCTTTATTATAATCTTTATGAACTATTATTTGATTTATGAATGTTTATGTACAGTAGATGCTCGCAATGATATTAAGTATGCTGCCACATTGCACTCTGGTCTAGCTCAGTTGGATGAGAAGGcccccatgtacaaaggctaaGTCCTGTCTGCCCAGGGTTCGACCCTCTGCCTTCTTGTGGATGTGTTCCCCACTCTATTTCCCTCTAGATTTTCTATTTACCTTCAACTGTcttgcaaaatgcaaaaaacaacattaaactCTGCCAAAGAATATAATctagttttacttttttaagtGCTAAATTGTCCAATATCAACATTCTTCCTGGAGATTAGTTTGATACATTCTCAGGAAGAAGGAATATTACACATATATTACACACATATTCACTATGATTAATGTAAATAATCAAATACCAAAACAGCGTTAACTCCCTTTTTATCAAAttctcctttaaatgttttgacatGCAGGATAAAGTTAGTACTCTCTGTTGGACACAGGCCAAGGACAAGGGTGAAGAAGGGAAGGATTGATTCCAACAAAACAGTGATGTAGAAGACAAATGATAAGAGTTAGGGTTTATTTAAAGCTGACAAAATATACTGTAGTCCTGTGTGAAACTTCCTATAAGTGAAATTAGaacccgaccgatatgggatttttggggctgatacCAATATAGATATTGGGGAGAGAAGAAAATCCAATACGGATATATTgtccgatatctttcttagatctatatTCGATCTGTAGGGAGAGATatagatataaacatttattgCGCTGATCCCTCAAaagcagttatcaaacacttgtggaaaagatatttaatgaagacaagatggtcactcaactgctCATGTAAGTGTATCACCGCTTGACAcgctgctagtgtaatacaatgaaactcaaatgaaacgATATGAGACttgtgaataaatctagtaataggggcacatatctgtgataaaattagccgataccaatAGACACGGGATACGCGAATATCGGCCGATAATATctgctggccgattaatcggtcgggctctagttaATAGTAAGGATGGAGACATGGTGACTTCTgttgaaaatgtatgaaaaggaggatagaaatgaaaaacaagctgACAGTGGAACAGCAGCTGGCTCCACTGGACTTTGGGATGAagacaacaataaataaattctTGCTGATTAAAAGGTCTGCCATTTCCATTCATGCATTTCTACATGAGGTCACTTCAGCAACAACAAAGCAGCGTAAAAAAGTGCAGTCAGAAGCAACATTCACACAAAGGTACCAGACATAgaccaaatatatatataatataacgCTGTAAAGCCAACAAAAAGgacgaaaaagaagaagcagttccatgtgatgatgaagaatcTGTTTTACctcatcatcaggatcagacTCCATATCCTGTGGTATTCCAAGATGCattgcaggagaggagagagatgacaCAATGGAGAGCAGGGACGTTATAGTGAGCGGGGAGATGGAAAGAAAAATTCAGGGGATGAAAATGgagcagcaaaaacaacaaaacgcATCAGAAAAAGTCTATAGGattaatcaaaaataaacagcaaaataacaaaagcaaaagcaaaatcatTTCAGTTTCTTGTGATCAATGAAcaccacaacaaacaaaacattttcttttctttttgcgcaAATTCTTGAACCCACAGTGAGCCAGGCAATAGAGAAAGCACGCTGTGCATGTGTGGCCGCATGTGTACGTTGTGGGGTCTTAGGACTGGCACAGGCTTTAACACCAATAAAAGACACAAGCAGCAGGCGAGTCACTTCTGACCAAATGAACTTCAGTGGCTCCTCTGGATGTCAAGGACAACACTGCTCTCTGTATTGCTATTTCATTTGCATGTAGATGATATGAAATTGCCTAAAAAAGGATGAGCTGTTCAACCATGGCGCTCCTACCTTCTTGTGTGTTGGCAGTGTGATATTCAAATTGCATATGGCAGTCTGTGGAAGGCCTTTGCTGGATTTTGGCTCTCTCAGGAAGGAGAGACGGCCACATGGCTCCTGGCCCATATCTCTGATCTGCGGaagacagcaaaaaaacaaaaagaataacTGCATCAGGAGTGTATcgtatttaaaatgttcaagaaGGAGTAGAAAAGtcccttt is part of the Labrus bergylta chromosome 10, fLabBer1.1, whole genome shotgun sequence genome and encodes:
- the LOC109987898 gene encoding ankyrin-3-like isoform X11, which produces MAALVKGEDAMTGDTDKYLRPQDLKELGDDSLPQEGYMGFSIGARSASLRSFSSDRSNTLNRSSFARDSMMIEEILAPTKDTLQSVCKDISYLVDPLNKHLAVTRDYSAECMRRYSWTPDTMDHSHNTVSSPIHSGLSSPLPQYDSRFLVSFMVDARGGSMRGSRHNGMRIIIPPRKCTAPTRITCRLAKRHKLAYPPPMVEGEGLVSRLVEVGPAGAQFLGPVIVEIPHFGSMRGKERELIVLRSENGDTWKEHQPDARPEDLIDLLAGMEEELDSPVELEKKRICRIVTRDFPQYFAVVSRIKQESNHVGPDGGLLSSSTVPMVQASFPQGALTKRIRVGLQAQPVPDDLARAVLGNRATFSPIVTVEPRRRKFHKPITMTIPVPPRSAEGHRGDSAPCLRLLCSITGGMSPAQWEDITGTTPLSFVTDCVSFTTNVSARFWLADCHQIPETVSLASQLYRELICVPYLAKFVVFAKMNDPVEARLRCFCMTDDKVDKTLEQQENFEEVARSKDIEVLEGKPIHVDCYGNLSPLTKSGQQLVFNFYSFKENRLPFNVKIRDMGQEPCGRLSFLREPKSSKGLPQTAICNLNITLPTHKKDMESDPDDETEKPERRHTFASLALRKRYSYLTDPAAKTTDRSSPRTQPSSYPHKPVFSTRSYQAWTPVPVAVPGQAKSGFGSLSSSSSNTPSASPLKSVWSINSASPIKTNIPGSPASSVKSVSDMASPIRTYRTISSPIKTVVQQAQYPGQATPSPLASPCKSVPDPMSMKGLAAYSARTSPITVSGGGSTLLERASIGMTPPSSPKSSLSMFSSPLSYKTVMGASSSTASSSSPIKTVPGLSSVRSFAAEVTGPARNLFSSFSSPQKSNTAPSAAALINGTVSPTQYRSSSPNSLLASSLQERIQATTNAATTSVNAAFDEVEKTFNSCSAGYGTLKSMSSSASSSYQSFRSSASNSLYPSLRSPPNATTAVTSSTMTVPVYSVINVLPEPQFKKLPEVSKSAAALLSPRKTVPAEVNAQLQSSFAKTLSPIKTPLFSAGLKSNTTSLSSSQEILKDVAEMKEDLIRMSAILQTDPNSTANKGLQSDSPREAKIEDEEPYRIVEKVKQDLVKVSEILTKDAGKDGRVSLTRGSLDDIHFSKVQVEQPPSNWSYPPRYETVVPQAKSKTIPDRDFNLSKVVDYLVNDVGSSSFSKMHDTKPKADEGKREGEGKDKQKRILKPTIAVQEHKLKMPPTTMRSSASDKEINKVADALFGADTVLESPDDISHEQDKSPLSDSGFETRSERTPSAPPSAEGMGPKALFQDIPVPPVITETRTEVVHVIRSYETPEDNKQPAMEDANSVRYIDSESKSHLNQTQSSPEQNKCYSIKVSPDDDPMGKGMRVKEETHITTTTRMVYHKQSAKEAASERCEETMSVHDIMKAFQSGKDPSRELAGLFEHKSGKEETSQRVLEDINSKPKVERIIEVHIEKGNKTDPTEVIIRETKNHAEKEMYYYPGNRQDEEEPEESLPVYLDSPRMSTPMEEESRPSSAQLMADDSYKTLKLLSQQSVEYNEDESSELRGESYNFAEKMLLSEKFDQSHSDTEEYLRDRSRFHSPDRSSHSEGRSVGPRTEYVFRSSRNVFDKSGRMANVDDNFDKLTLLQYSSEPGSPKQSVWMRVSDDAQSKDRGQLMYEDRVDRTVKEAEEKLSEVSQFFRDKTEQLNDELSSPEKKSRRPDFRESRSGPSSTHSSPERSAYRNGGSGEEWSRERLRDRFSSSDRKCASLPSSPERRVLLQYTDSERRQQDDKSKGSTGESPKPFQMSSSKVSAVRLKFEQEAQRQERSHQAGQNSNPPIRKLQESKLPVYQVFSGSSTPKTPDSPGNQRRCLDSQSNKFSPKHETTKTDQDDKKLFKAWEGQDYGNFKSQSPKISQPLINDGNTSDPQRQETTKKIIYTEFIVRENPNSNDSLKKNSESQIPVRKPSNFSENHKSTTLKLDASVEPYERTGSHIPTLAKGRLHSSSDSNKSTWGSSVGKSSDSSDGSVSNVVCNGVDSDQIEYFEEVTPVVVTEGFKDIKPLPVYVSIQVGKQFEKETASGQLGTYKKIVSHESRTVHETRGAFYTVKQKQSPSPQGSPEDDTLEQVTFMDSSGKSPVTPETPSSEEVSLTSRTPDSVIGFMPGMPSPILEESEEEEGKTFIYKEPSKEKPKPASSGNHSKKQDAQRPKSKEKRVAYIEFPPPPPLETEQSDPDKRGSCASSEAETEMIEVNLQEEHDRHLLAEPIIRVQPPSPIPPGADNSDSSDDESVFHPIPIKKYTFKMKEEGEKGQKQNRSERDANDKDPGLNGVVKGDDADLEQNGNDQSITDCSIATTAEFSHDTDATEVDSLDGYDLQDEDDGLSEDPKTSSLSNDGKPTDRSFSQSKLEVIEEEKCEEGGENGKTKTSTSSAKSSGDEKDYTLEGRHPDRLSFGENYFGYQLEEELNSTFKTVATKGLDFDPWSTKGGESDGVFDSKAKDEDPKPFGLSVDDKSQATTPDTTPARTPTDESTPTSEPNPFPFHEGKMFEMTRSGAIDMSKRDFVEERLQFFQIGEHSSDPKTGEKGRGGKVLGVISSQSKTGAAVDGMVNVIDTTTDSSTTPTTPAASAAKCGPAQPGSDTGHTGTDAPTCEAIAETASSCTITASKVDPKLRTPIKMGIAASITVKKDSGDLTDCKAEISEGQMVPEYISIEGQCTESQSIRHSESKLERRDYPSENCNNNNNLESSSVQANYIQCGSVVFNLQSSSEPTLQKASRIETLCCRDLEERVEVHKSNQVQEQISETVKESEVKQPKSRLPVKASGWSFHTQGTAIGKHKHKQAVTVEVRKRGEPAIAKVEPRSRIPIKDVKKSSPATTASSLGSLRVTSQPTRALDRDRAAIKLPSRLPPKDRNQASSVTGRQDRQENPSEVCKRTIEYFKSISGETLKLVDRLSDEEKKAQTEQSEEDSTSRSTSLSDASQPSQPSQPSQPSRSSRSGRGSRAEAGAASVRAKVATTDRASGSERNRRSRRTGGKEGSQGLTGSRTPPIAEIKPSPQSPCERTDLRMAIVADHLGLSWTELAREMNFTVDEINHVRLENPNSLTAQSFMLLKKWVGREGKNATTDALTAVLTKVNRMDIVTLLEGPIFDYGNISGTRCFADDNAVFQDQADDYQSILAELQSPAALNSDPNFLEPELPVTPNPSLDPNQHYHCYPEPDTPLLADSQQPLPWSPGIEPGSGEPDSPPRSPPRPCELALSFPVFDIPDTVPPKVNKPHIALNDQLLLSEEEDRSYQEMELSHRPRSRSFPAMFDSDIDMAFSTSFPSLSSISSITPSSPDRLLMGHKRAQMGAPNSAQEVVDLKGGEKNVTEEIQKVAEMVSAELSEGKYSVEKWMEQDLIQNVDRKCEMVTTDRLTVAEETISILLEQKDGSAEEENVVANELQDGNNREHCEVEEERGVQNLSEEQHKIIKIGYEVENGDKKECVNVTPEVQNVDGGSEDRVYEDDRIDDTDGELQFEGIERLCGSEGEICKTLEVDETAQEEVVSPLSPQAWVEALEERQPRDSGSNDEEVEEEEEEEEEEARDREITEEPLGPLCEEVKKEDGSEENEEDEEMIKASIQETLDQVEQAEKDMCSLSGWHSDSSSVNVEPPTPGRSVSSDLLDRRESQENSSDSITSSSRGESGRSRHNGDNSKHSPQGGSSESSNGKKEEGALVSEKKVQHVSVDSGSEEEQTVTTRIFRRRLILKGEEAKNIPGETMTEEHYMDRDGNLISRKVIRKVIRRMSTPTPDNQGGDRWLRDLQHSPILQEDGPEQGEGSRNSRRKDDRRSGDKKLHS